A section of the Humulus lupulus chromosome 2, drHumLupu1.1, whole genome shotgun sequence genome encodes:
- the LOC133816077 gene encoding phosphatidylinositol 3,4,5-trisphosphate 3-phosphatase and protein-tyrosine-phosphatase PTEN1, whose amino-acid sequence MGLNFSKQEAILKEDLGLQHHVINYLSKSLYIRNLVSRQRRRMLVEGYDLDMSYITDRLLAMSFPAERMRAMFRNPLWQVKSVLDMRHYEHYKIYNLCIEENYDPSHFHGRVEAFPFDDNHVPQLEMIKLFCENVSSWLSSDPKNIAVIHCMAGKGRTGLMVCSYLVYSGMSAEDALQLYAHKRTTNNEGVSIPSQRRYVSYWSNALSFPKGVGNGPPVVSLPQPCSRELRRIRLYDTLNMDSVYFVVSELQEVAGQLYRPSVEVARSCCRQIRKGYQRTDSLRYFLNFIGSDEEEKPQQEDHPDLVLDQKPPQVVQMDTESPVLYQKACLECYLLKPVQVTGDVRVIFNQKMNGGRLFYVCFNTAFIRNSLLQLGVRELDKVGSKGRSICGPAFCLELLFGPANAKHTCSTCPSDDDEIDNHDNNNNDDYDESGNAFGISEETLDREF is encoded by the exons ATGGGATTAAACTTTTCCAAGCAAGAGGCAATTTTGAAGGAAGATCTAGGCTTACAACATCATGTCATCAATTATCTCAGCAAAAGCCTTTATATTCGCAACTTGGTATCGCGACAACGAAGGAGGATGCTCGTTGAGGGCTATGATCTTGACATGTCTTACATTACAGATCGTCTACTGGCCATGTCCTTTCCTGCAGAACGCATGAGAGCCATGTTTCGCAATCCCCTTTGGCAAGTCAAGTCTGTTCTTGACATGAGACATTATGAACATTACAAG ATCTACAACCTTTGTATAGAAGAAAACTATGATCCATCTCACTTTCATGGCCGTGTAGAGGCATTTCCTTTCGATGATAACCATGTTCCTCAGCTTGAAATGATCAAGCTTTTCTGTGAAAATGTGTCTTCTTGGCTTTCATCTGACCCCAAAAACATTGCTGTTATACACTGCatg GCAGGCAAAGGTAGAACAGGCCTAATGGTATGTTCCTACCTAGTTTACAGTGGGATGTCTGCAGAGGATGCTCTTCAACTTTATGCTCATAAAAGAACAACAAACAATGAAGGA GTCTCAATACCAAGCCAGCGTCGTTATGTGAGTTATTGGTCAAATGCACTGTCATTTCCAAAAGGGGTTGGAAATGGACCTCCAGTTGTGAGCTTACCTCAGCCATGTAGCAGAGAATTGCGCCGAATTCGACTCTACGACACACTCAACATGGACTCAGTGTACTTTGTTGTATCAGAGTTGCAAGAG GTAGCTGGTCAGCTGTACCGTCCATCAGTAGAAGTTGCTAGGAGCTGCTGCAGACAAATAAGGAAAGGATACCAAAGGACTGACAGCCTTAGGTATTTCCTCAATTTCATTGGAAGTGATGAAGAAGAGAAGCCGCAACAAGAAGATCATCCAGATCTAGTTCTGGACCAAAAGCCTCCTCAAGTTGTCCAAATGGATACTGAGAGTCCTGTGCTGTACCAAAAGGCCTGCCTTGAATGTTATCTACTAAAACCTGTGCAA GTTACAGGAGATGTGCGTGTTATATTTAATCAAAAAATGAATGGAGGGCGTCTCTTCTATGTTTGCTTCAATACAGCTTTCATTAGGAACAGCCTTCTACAG TTGGGTGTTCGAGAGTTGGATAAAGTTGGAAGCAAAGGAAGATCAATATGTGGTCCTGCCTTTTGCCTTGAGTTGCTATTTGGTCCTGCTAATGCAAAGCATACATGCTCAACCTGTCCATCTGATGATGATGAAATTGATAATCAtgataacaacaacaatgatgattatgatgaaTCTGGCAATGCCTTTGGAATCTCTGAAGAGACTCTTGATAGAGAATTTTAA